The proteins below are encoded in one region of Pseudomonas sp. SCB32:
- a CDS encoding ComEA family DNA-binding protein: MKKSLLSIASIILLASLSFAGVTSAATTPQPVATPAVESTAPASKASAAQATTVNINSADAEELQKSLKGIGKVKAQAIIDYRTANGPFTSVDQLLEVKGIGKGTLDKNRDRISL, from the coding sequence ATGAAGAAGAGCCTGCTTTCCATCGCAAGCATCATCCTGTTGGCCAGCCTTTCCTTCGCTGGCGTCACCAGTGCCGCCACCACGCCTCAGCCCGTTGCGACGCCTGCCGTCGAGTCCACCGCGCCCGCCAGCAAGGCGTCGGCCGCGCAGGCCACCACTGTCAATATCAACTCCGCGGACGCGGAAGAGTTGCAGAAGTCGCTGAAAGGCATTGGCAAGGTCAAGGCGCAAGCGATCATCGATTACCGTACGGCCAACGGCCCGTTCACGAGCGTCGACCAGCTTCTGGAGGTGAAGGGGATTGGCAAGGGAACCCTGGACAAGAATCGGGACAGGATTTCGCTCTGA
- the ihfB gene encoding integration host factor subunit beta yields MTKSELIERIVTHQGQLSAKDVELAIKTMLEQMSQALATGDRIEIRGFGSFSLHYRAPRTGRNPKTGESVRLDGKFVPHFKPGKELRDRVNEPE; encoded by the coding sequence ATGACCAAGTCGGAGTTGATCGAGAGAATCGTCACCCATCAGGGGCAGCTTTCCGCAAAGGATGTGGAGCTGGCGATCAAGACCATGCTTGAGCAAATGTCCCAGGCTCTGGCGACAGGGGATCGCATCGAAATCCGGGGTTTCGGTAGTTTCTCGTTGCACTATCGCGCCCCGCGCACCGGCCGTAATCCGAAGACCGGCGAATCCGTGCGCCTGGACGGAAAGTTCGTTCCGCACTTCAAGCCCGGCAAGGAGTTGCGCGACCGCGTCAACGAGCCCGAGTGA
- a CDS encoding 3-phosphoglycerate kinase: protein MKKIGCAVLAMLPLTALAYPIEVEKTLNGTEVSYDTQDIGDRMGAILLHNHGEKSVTCTAVFVNGPETPHVRKATLEPGKDANMASSFSRAVIKLRIKLTCTPA, encoded by the coding sequence ATGAAAAAAATCGGTTGTGCCGTACTGGCGATGTTGCCGCTGACCGCCCTGGCCTATCCCATCGAGGTCGAGAAGACGCTCAATGGCACCGAAGTCAGTTATGACACCCAGGACATCGGCGACCGGATGGGGGCGATCCTGTTGCACAACCATGGTGAGAAGTCGGTGACCTGCACTGCAGTGTTCGTCAATGGCCCGGAAACACCCCATGTGCGCAAGGCCACCCTGGAGCCGGGCAAGGACGCCAACATGGCTTCCAGCTTCAGCCGAGCGGTCATCAAGCTGCGCATCAAGCTCACCTGTACGCCGGCCTGA
- a CDS encoding tetratricopeptide repeat protein — protein MPSVLATLFFFCALAIGWWMGRRSRSQPFPSAGNDLRSRIHSMHNLLERHSDDALESLSQGLVLSPETLESHLHVGNLFRRRGDIEKAIHIHQDLLGRAGEDVSLASQVRLELARDFIAGGLLGSAEELLDELIHLPGEPISLEALDEQRLICEREKDWSRAIELAAQLVPSRPELTAALANYYCELALEKGRGGDRSGMQELLREARRVDRHCVRALLMRLDCELWRQDHPAAVATMGEVARDAKAFVGEIVPLLRRYDGLDVPLIREFLRNLAEAEEVPPLILAVLAETEEGSVAAHWRDSLLRRVEQRPSWQGVGEFLDGLGGAGDNPSSIEKIAPIIIGLYRTMPRYRCSRCGFAGRELHWQCPSCHAWNALRPVISPL, from the coding sequence ATGCCTAGCGTTCTTGCGACGCTGTTCTTCTTCTGCGCCCTGGCCATCGGCTGGTGGATGGGGCGTCGTTCGCGTTCGCAGCCCTTTCCCAGCGCAGGCAATGACCTGCGCTCGCGTATCCACAGCATGCACAACTTGCTGGAGCGTCACTCCGACGACGCGCTGGAAAGCCTTTCCCAGGGACTGGTGCTCAGCCCTGAGACACTGGAAAGCCATCTGCACGTCGGCAACCTGTTCCGCCGCCGGGGCGACATCGAGAAAGCCATTCATATTCACCAGGACCTCCTGGGGCGCGCAGGCGAGGATGTTTCACTGGCCTCCCAGGTTCGCCTGGAGCTGGCGCGGGACTTCATTGCCGGTGGGTTGCTCGGCAGTGCCGAGGAACTGCTGGATGAGCTGATCCACCTGCCGGGCGAGCCGATTTCGCTGGAAGCGCTCGATGAGCAGCGGCTGATCTGCGAGCGGGAGAAGGATTGGTCCCGGGCGATCGAGCTGGCGGCACAGTTGGTGCCCAGTCGCCCCGAGCTGACTGCGGCGCTAGCGAATTACTATTGCGAGCTGGCCCTGGAGAAGGGGCGTGGCGGTGACCGCAGCGGCATGCAGGAGCTGCTGCGCGAGGCCCGCCGGGTGGATCGGCATTGCGTGCGGGCATTGCTGATGCGGCTGGATTGTGAGCTCTGGCGGCAGGACCACCCTGCGGCTGTCGCCACCATGGGTGAAGTAGCGCGGGACGCCAAGGCTTTTGTTGGGGAGATCGTGCCGTTGCTGCGGCGCTACGATGGCCTGGATGTGCCGCTGATCCGCGAATTTCTCCGCAACCTGGCGGAAGCCGAAGAGGTGCCGCCATTGATTCTGGCTGTCCTGGCCGAGACCGAGGAGGGCAGTGTTGCAGCGCACTGGCGCGACAGTCTGTTGAGGCGTGTCGAGCAACGCCCCTCCTGGCAGGGCGTCGGTGAGTTCCTGGATGGACTCGGGGGGGCTGGCGACAATCCTTCCAGCATCGAAAAAATTGCTCCTATTATCATCGGCTTGTATAGGACAATGCCGCGCTACCGTTGTAGCCGGTGCGGTTTTGCCGGACGGGAGCTGCACTGGCAGTGTCCGAGCTGCCATGCCTGGAACGCGTTGCGGCCGGTCATCTCGCCCCTTTAA
- a CDS encoding glycosyltransferase family 4 protein, with translation MSMGVLLAAVFLASWAMTWGVRRYALARSIMDIPNDRSSHRIPTPRGGGVAIVLGFLGCLALAGVLGTVDVRSLVALLPAGAWVAALGFLDDHRHIPARWRLLGHFLGAGWLMYWVGGLPALSTPWGAIDLGLAGDLLALVFLVWLLNLYNFMDGIDGIASLEAISVCLAGALCYGLVGAGGKTWLPLILAMATAGFLVWNFPPARIFMGDAGSGFLGVVLGGMALQAGWVSPPLLWSWLILLGVFVVDASYTLLHRLIRGERVYEAHRSHAYQRASRRYGSHLRVSLAITGINLCWLAPLAIVVSLGWVSGLLALIVAYAPLVLVVARLGAGRPDDQDVS, from the coding sequence ATGAGCATGGGGGTATTGCTGGCGGCTGTTTTCCTGGCGTCGTGGGCCATGACCTGGGGAGTAAGGCGCTACGCGTTGGCGCGAAGCATCATGGATATTCCCAATGACCGCAGTTCGCACCGGATTCCGACGCCTCGGGGCGGCGGTGTCGCCATTGTGCTGGGATTTCTCGGTTGCCTGGCGCTGGCGGGTGTCCTGGGGACCGTGGACGTTCGTAGCCTGGTGGCCCTGCTGCCGGCCGGCGCCTGGGTGGCGGCTTTAGGCTTTCTGGATGATCACCGGCATATTCCTGCCCGCTGGCGTCTGCTTGGGCACTTCCTCGGCGCCGGATGGCTGATGTACTGGGTTGGGGGGCTGCCGGCGCTGTCCACGCCTTGGGGCGCGATTGACCTGGGGCTGGCGGGAGATCTGCTAGCCTTGGTATTTCTCGTCTGGCTGCTCAACCTGTACAACTTCATGGATGGCATCGATGGCATCGCCAGTCTGGAAGCCATCAGTGTCTGCCTGGCTGGCGCCCTCTGCTATGGGCTGGTCGGCGCAGGCGGCAAGACGTGGCTTCCGTTGATCCTGGCCATGGCGACCGCGGGGTTCCTGGTATGGAATTTCCCTCCGGCGCGTATTTTCATGGGGGATGCCGGCAGTGGCTTTCTCGGGGTGGTACTGGGAGGGATGGCGCTCCAGGCGGGTTGGGTATCGCCGCCCTTGCTCTGGAGTTGGCTGATCCTGCTCGGAGTCTTCGTGGTGGATGCGAGCTATACCTTGCTCCATCGCCTGATTCGCGGTGAGCGGGTCTATGAAGCGCATCGCAGCCACGCCTACCAGCGTGCTTCGCGGCGTTATGGCAGCCACTTGCGGGTTTCCCTGGCGATTACCGGCATCAACCTGTGCTGGTTGGCGCCACTGGCGATTGTGGTCAGTCTGGGATGGGTTTCCGGTTTGCTGGCACTGATTGTGGCCTATGCTCCTTTGGTGCTTGTCGTAGCTCGTCTGGGTGCAGGTCGTCCGGATGATCAGGATGTGAGCTGA
- a CDS encoding lipopolysaccharide assembly protein LapA domain-containing protein, protein MLRVKRFLFILALVVLAAVVVVFVLENLQPAQLTFLGWQSPQWPLVVFVSLAFILGGLIGLLMSIPVHARARVRMAGMRSEITRFRKENDALRDKSLTDHA, encoded by the coding sequence ATGCTTCGGGTAAAGCGTTTCCTGTTCATCCTCGCGCTGGTCGTGCTGGCCGCCGTGGTCGTGGTTTTCGTTCTGGAAAACCTCCAGCCCGCGCAACTGACCTTCCTCGGCTGGCAGTCGCCACAATGGCCGCTGGTGGTGTTCGTTTCCCTGGCCTTCATCCTCGGCGGGTTGATTGGCCTGCTGATGAGCATTCCTGTTCATGCCCGGGCGCGTGTCCGCATGGCCGGCATGCGCTCTGAAATCACCCGCTTCCGCAAGGAGAACGACGCGCTGCGTGACAAGTCGCTGACGGATCATGCCTAG
- a CDS encoding amino acid aminotransferase, whose amino-acid sequence MSLFSAVEMAPRDPILGLNEAFNADTRPGKINLGVGVYYNEEGRLPLLRAVQAAEKARIEAHAPRGYLPIEGIAAYDSGVQKLLFGADSELLAEGRVVTTQAVGGTGALKTGADFLKRLLPNATVAISDPSWENHRALFEAAGFPVQNYRYYDAATNGVNRAGLLEDLNALPSQSIVVLHACCHNPTGVDLTMDDWKQVLDVLKAKGHVPFLDIAYQGFGDGIDEDASAVRLFAKSGLNFFVSSSFSKSFSLYGERVGALSVVTNSREESTRVLSQVKRVIRTNYSNPPTHGASVVAAVLNSPELRAVWEEELGEMRTRIRAMRVAMVEQLAALGAKRDFGFVAQQRGMFSYSGLTAEQVERLKNEFGIYAVGTGRICVAALNNGNLDTVTRAIVQVL is encoded by the coding sequence ATGAGTCTGTTCTCCGCTGTCGAAATGGCCCCTCGCGACCCCATCCTGGGCCTGAACGAAGCTTTCAACGCCGATACCCGTCCGGGCAAGATCAACCTGGGCGTTGGTGTGTACTACAACGAGGAAGGCCGTCTCCCGTTGCTGCGCGCCGTCCAGGCCGCGGAGAAGGCCCGCATCGAGGCCCACGCTCCGCGCGGCTACCTGCCGATCGAAGGCATCGCCGCCTACGATTCGGGCGTGCAGAAGCTGCTGTTCGGGGCTGACTCCGAGCTGCTGGCCGAAGGCCGCGTGGTGACCACCCAGGCCGTCGGCGGTACCGGCGCGCTGAAGACCGGCGCCGACTTCCTCAAGCGCCTGCTGCCCAACGCCACCGTCGCCATCAGCGACCCGAGCTGGGAAAACCACCGCGCCCTGTTCGAAGCCGCCGGTTTCCCGGTGCAGAACTACCGCTACTACGACGCCGCCACTAACGGCGTGAACCGTGCCGGCCTGCTGGAAGACCTGAACGCCCTGCCCTCGCAGTCCATCGTTGTGCTGCACGCCTGCTGCCACAACCCGACCGGCGTCGACCTGACCATGGACGACTGGAAGCAGGTCCTGGACGTACTCAAGGCCAAGGGCCACGTGCCCTTCCTCGACATCGCCTACCAGGGCTTCGGTGACGGCATCGACGAAGACGCCTCCGCCGTGCGCCTGTTCGCCAAGTCGGGCCTGAACTTCTTCGTTTCCAGCTCCTTCTCCAAGTCGTTCTCGCTGTACGGCGAGCGCGTCGGCGCCCTGTCGGTCGTGACCAACAGCCGCGAGGAGTCGACCCGCGTCCTGTCCCAGGTCAAGCGCGTAATCCGCACCAACTACTCCAACCCGCCGACCCACGGTGCCAGCGTCGTCGCCGCCGTGCTGAACAGCCCGGAACTGCGTGCGGTCTGGGAAGAAGAACTGGGCGAAATGCGCACCCGCATCCGCGCCATGCGCGTAGCCATGGTCGAGCAACTGGCCGCCCTGGGCGCCAAGCGTGACTTCGGCTTCGTTGCCCAGCAGCGCGGCATGTTCTCCTACTCCGGCCTGACCGCCGAGCAGGTAGAACGCCTGAAGAACGAGTTCGGCATCTACGCCGTCGGCACCGGCCGTATCTGCGTCGCCGCGCTGAACAACGGCAACCTGGACACCGTTACCCGCGCCATCGTCCAAGTGCTGTAA
- the uvrB gene encoding excinuclease ABC subunit UvrB, producing MSLFQLDSRFEPAGDQPEAIRQMVEGLEAGLSHQTLLGVTGSGKTFSIANVIAQVQRPTMILAPNKTLAAQLYGEFKTFFPNNAVEYFVSYYDYYQPEAYVPSSDTYIEKDSSINDHIEQMRLSATKALLEREDAIIVCTVSSIYGLGDPASYLKMVLHLDRGDKMDQRELLRRLTSLQYTRNDMDFARATFRVRGDVIDIFPAESDLEAIRVELFDDEVENIAAFDPLTGEVITKLPRFTFYPKSHYVTPRETLLEAVEHIKAELKVRLEYLRTNNKLVEAQRLEQRTRFDLEMILELGYCNGIENYSRYLSGRGPGEPPPTLYDYLPANSLLVIDESHVSVPQVGAMYKGDRSRKETLVEYGFRLPSALDNRPLRFEEWEAISPQTIFVSATPGPYEAQHAGRVVEQVVRPTGLVDPEVEIRPATTQVDDLLSEIRLRVAEDQRVLVTTLTKRMAEDLTDYLGDHDVRVRYLHSDIDTVERVEIIRDLRAGAFDVLVGINLLREGLDMPEVALVAILDADKEGFLRSERSLIQTIGRAARNLHGKAILYADNMTGSMQRAINETERRRTRQLEFNAKHGIVPRGVKKDIKDILEGAVVPGAKGKRRSLAKVAEESGRYENELRTPDEVAKRIKQLEERMYQLARDLEFEAAAGVRDEIGKLRDRMVSMG from the coding sequence ATGTCGTTATTCCAGCTGGATTCGCGCTTCGAGCCCGCCGGCGATCAGCCGGAAGCCATCCGACAGATGGTGGAAGGGCTGGAAGCAGGCCTGTCGCACCAGACGCTGCTGGGGGTGACCGGCTCCGGCAAGACCTTCAGCATCGCCAATGTCATTGCCCAGGTGCAGCGCCCGACCATGATCCTGGCGCCGAACAAGACCCTGGCCGCGCAGCTCTACGGTGAGTTCAAGACCTTCTTCCCGAACAACGCGGTGGAGTACTTCGTCTCCTACTACGACTACTACCAGCCCGAAGCCTACGTGCCGTCCTCCGATACCTATATCGAGAAGGATTCTTCGATCAACGACCACATCGAGCAGATGCGGCTGTCGGCGACCAAGGCGCTGCTGGAGCGCGAGGACGCCATCATCGTCTGCACCGTGTCGTCGATCTACGGCTTGGGCGACCCGGCGTCCTACCTGAAGATGGTGCTGCACCTGGATCGTGGCGACAAGATGGACCAGCGCGAGCTGCTGCGCCGCCTGACCAGCCTGCAGTACACCCGCAACGACATGGACTTCGCCCGCGCCACCTTCCGCGTGCGCGGCGACGTCATCGACATCTTCCCGGCGGAATCGGACCTGGAAGCGATCCGCGTCGAGCTGTTCGACGACGAGGTGGAGAACATCGCCGCCTTCGATCCGCTCACCGGCGAGGTGATCACCAAGCTGCCGCGCTTCACCTTCTACCCCAAGAGCCACTACGTCACCCCGCGGGAAACGCTGCTGGAGGCGGTGGAACACATCAAGGCCGAGCTCAAGGTGCGCCTGGAGTACCTGCGCACCAACAACAAGCTGGTGGAAGCCCAGCGCCTGGAGCAGCGCACCCGCTTCGACCTGGAGATGATCCTCGAGCTGGGCTACTGCAATGGCATCGAGAACTACTCGCGCTACCTGTCCGGGCGTGGTCCCGGCGAGCCGCCGCCGACCCTCTACGACTACCTGCCGGCCAACTCGCTGCTGGTGATCGACGAATCCCACGTCAGCGTTCCCCAGGTTGGCGCCATGTACAAGGGCGACCGCTCGCGAAAGGAAACCCTGGTGGAATACGGCTTCCGCCTACCCTCGGCGCTGGATAACCGCCCGCTGCGCTTCGAGGAATGGGAGGCGATCAGCCCGCAGACCATCTTCGTCTCGGCGACCCCCGGCCCCTATGAAGCCCAGCATGCCGGGCGGGTGGTCGAGCAGGTGGTGCGTCCCACCGGCCTGGTCGACCCGGAAGTGGAAATCCGCCCGGCGACCACCCAGGTGGACGACCTGCTCTCGGAAATCCGCCTGCGCGTGGCCGAGGATCAGCGTGTGCTGGTCACCACCCTGACCAAGCGCATGGCCGAGGACCTCACCGACTACCTGGGTGATCACGACGTGCGGGTGCGCTACCTGCACTCGGACATCGATACCGTGGAGCGGGTGGAGATCATCCGCGATCTGCGCGCCGGCGCCTTCGACGTGCTGGTGGGGATCAACCTGCTGCGCGAGGGCCTGGACATGCCCGAGGTGGCGCTGGTGGCGATCCTCGATGCGGACAAGGAAGGCTTCCTGCGTTCCGAGCGCTCGCTGATCCAGACCATCGGCCGCGCCGCGCGAAACCTGCACGGCAAGGCGATCCTCTACGCCGACAACATGACCGGCTCAATGCAGCGGGCGATCAACGAGACCGAGCGCCGCCGCACCAGGCAGCTGGAGTTCAACGCCAAGCACGGCATCGTGCCCAGGGGCGTGAAGAAGGACATCAAGGACATCCTCGAAGGCGCGGTGGTGCCGGGCGCCAAGGGCAAGCGCCGTAGCCTGGCCAAAGTGGCGGAGGAGAGTGGCCGATACGAGAACGAGCTGCGCACGCCGGACGAGGTCGCCAAGCGCATCAAGCAGCTGGAAGAGCGCATGTACCAGCTGGCCCGCGACCTGGAGTTCGAGGCCGCGGCCGGGGTGCGCGACGAGATCGGCAAGCTGCGCGATCGGATGGTGTCGATGGGCTGA
- a CDS encoding nucleoside-diphosphate sugar epimerase/dehydratase, with translation MLRERLLRLPRRYKRLLQVVTDITLVWFSLWMAFIVRLGTEDLSYPLRVHGWLFVAAPIVAIPLFIRFGMYRAVMRYLGNDALIAIWKAVTLSSLLLSLVVYWNRSVEEAVPRSLVLNYWWLSLLMVGGLRLAMRQYFMGDWYSAVQAVPFFSKQDGLPKVAVYGAGSAGNQLAAALRLGRAMRPVAFIDDDDEIANRIIAGLRVYKPKHIQQLIEETGAQEVLLAIPSASRARRREILGLLEPYPLHVRSVPGFIDLANGRVRVDDIQEVDIADLLGRDAVEPRKELFEHCIRGQAVMVTGAGGSIGSELCRQILASAPTVLVLFEHSEFNLYRVHQELDMRVKRESLAVQLVPILGSVRSPERLLDVMRTWKVATVYHAAAYKHVPIVEHNISEGVLNNVLGTLHTAQVAVQAGVQNFVLISTDKAVRPTNVMGSTKRLAEMILQALSQESAPVLFGDKSGVHQVNKTRFTMVRFGNVLGSSGSVIPLFREQIKRGGPVTVTHPGITRYFMTIPEAAQLVIQAGSMGRGGDVFVLDMGQPVKILELAERMIHLSGLSVRSERMPQGDISIEFSGLRPGEKLYEELLIGDDVSATEHPMIMKANEELMPWEGFKLVLVDLLKAVDQGNYARVRQLLRETVNGYCPEGDIVDLIHQHRRMEP, from the coding sequence ATGCTCCGAGAACGCCTGCTAAGGCTTCCGCGACGGTACAAGCGACTCTTGCAGGTCGTCACTGATATCACTCTGGTCTGGTTCTCGCTCTGGATGGCGTTCATCGTCCGACTGGGGACGGAAGACCTCTCGTATCCGTTGCGCGTGCATGGCTGGCTGTTCGTCGCTGCGCCGATAGTGGCGATTCCGCTGTTCATCCGTTTCGGGATGTACCGCGCGGTGATGCGCTACCTGGGCAATGACGCGCTGATCGCGATCTGGAAGGCGGTAACGCTGTCCTCCCTGCTGCTGTCGCTGGTGGTGTACTGGAACCGCTCGGTCGAAGAGGCGGTGCCGCGTTCCCTGGTGCTGAACTACTGGTGGCTCAGTCTGCTGATGGTGGGTGGCCTGCGTCTGGCCATGCGGCAGTACTTCATGGGCGACTGGTACAGCGCCGTTCAGGCGGTGCCCTTCTTCAGCAAGCAGGATGGCCTGCCGAAGGTGGCAGTGTATGGCGCCGGTTCGGCCGGTAACCAGCTGGCCGCGGCCTTGCGCCTGGGACGAGCCATGCGGCCGGTGGCCTTCATCGATGACGACGACGAGATCGCCAATCGGATCATCGCCGGTCTTCGTGTTTACAAGCCCAAGCACATTCAGCAGCTGATCGAGGAGACCGGTGCGCAGGAAGTGCTGCTGGCGATTCCGTCTGCCTCGCGTGCGCGTCGCCGCGAGATCCTGGGTTTGCTGGAACCCTATCCGTTGCACGTGCGCAGCGTCCCCGGCTTCATCGATCTGGCCAATGGTCGGGTGCGGGTGGATGACATCCAGGAGGTGGATATCGCCGACCTGCTCGGGCGGGATGCGGTCGAGCCGCGCAAGGAGCTTTTCGAGCACTGCATCCGTGGCCAGGCAGTGATGGTCACGGGGGCGGGCGGCTCCATCGGCTCGGAGCTTTGCCGCCAGATCCTGGCGTCCGCGCCGACGGTGCTGGTCCTGTTCGAGCACAGTGAGTTCAACCTCTATCGCGTGCACCAGGAGCTGGATATGCGCGTCAAGCGCGAATCCCTGGCGGTCCAGCTGGTGCCGATCCTCGGTTCGGTGCGCAGCCCCGAACGGCTGCTCGACGTCATGCGCACCTGGAAGGTGGCCACCGTTTATCACGCCGCGGCCTACAAGCATGTGCCGATCGTCGAGCACAACATTTCCGAAGGCGTACTCAACAACGTCCTCGGAACGCTCCATACGGCCCAGGTGGCGGTACAGGCCGGCGTCCAGAACTTCGTTCTGATTTCCACCGACAAGGCGGTGCGCCCGACCAATGTCATGGGCAGCACCAAGCGGCTGGCTGAGATGATCCTGCAGGCGTTGAGCCAGGAGTCGGCGCCGGTGCTGTTCGGCGACAAGTCCGGTGTGCATCAGGTCAACAAGACCCGCTTCACCATGGTCCGCTTCGGCAATGTGCTGGGTTCGTCCGGTTCAGTGATTCCGCTGTTCCGCGAGCAGATCAAGCGCGGCGGGCCGGTGACGGTCACACATCCCGGTATCACCCGTTACTTCATGACGATCCCTGAAGCCGCCCAACTGGTCATCCAGGCGGGTTCGATGGGGCGCGGCGGCGACGTCTTCGTGCTCGACATGGGGCAGCCGGTGAAGATCCTCGAACTGGCCGAACGGATGATTCACCTTTCCGGTCTGAGCGTGCGCTCCGAACGGATGCCTCAGGGTGACATTTCCATCGAGTTCAGCGGGCTGCGGCCCGGCGAGAAGCTGTATGAGGAGCTGCTGATCGGCGACGACGTCAGCGCCACCGAGCACCCCATGATCATGAAGGCCAACGAAGAGCTGATGCCCTGGGAGGGCTTCAAGCTGGTGCTGGTCGACCTGCTCAAGGCGGTGGATCAGGGCAACTATGCTCGGGTGCGCCAGCTTCTGCGCGAAACGGTCAATGGCTATTGCCCGGAAGGCGATATCGTCGATCTCATCCACCAGCATCGGCGCATGGAGCCCTGA
- a CDS encoding FMN-dependent NADH-azoreductase, whose translation MSRVLVIESSARQQGSVSRQLTREFIAQWQAAHPADEIQVRDLAVEQVPHLDANLLGGWMKPEQEQSEIERAALQRSNLLTAELQAADVLVLAAPMYNFAIPSTLKSWLDHVLRAGVTFKYTETGPQGLLTGKRAFVLTSRGGVYAGGALDHQEPYLRQALGFVGIHDVTFIHAEGLNMGAEFAEKGLSRAKAQLAAVA comes from the coding sequence ATGTCCCGCGTTCTGGTTATCGAAAGCAGTGCCCGCCAGCAAGGCTCCGTATCCCGTCAGCTGACCCGCGAATTCATCGCCCAGTGGCAAGCCGCCCACCCGGCGGACGAGATCCAGGTACGTGACCTGGCCGTCGAGCAGGTGCCGCACCTGGATGCCAACCTGCTGGGCGGCTGGATGAAGCCCGAGCAGGAGCAGTCCGAGATCGAGCGGGCAGCCCTGCAGCGCTCCAACCTGCTGACCGCCGAACTGCAGGCTGCCGATGTGCTGGTGCTGGCTGCGCCGATGTACAACTTTGCCATTCCCAGCACCCTGAAATCCTGGCTGGATCATGTGCTGCGCGCCGGCGTCACCTTCAAGTACACCGAGACCGGCCCGCAGGGGCTGCTCACCGGCAAGCGTGCCTTCGTTCTCACCAGTCGTGGTGGTGTCTATGCCGGCGGCGCGCTGGATCACCAGGAGCCCTACCTGCGCCAGGCGCTGGGCTTCGTCGGCATCCATGACGTCACCTTCATCCATGCCGAAGGCCTGAACATGGGGGCCGAGTTCGCCGAGAAGGGCCTGTCCAGGGCCAAGGCGCAGCTCGCCGCCGTCGCCTGA
- a CDS encoding SDR family oxidoreductase: MLARLCAEPAVRVRIAVRRPPDELPAGVECVRIDGLSASQHWDEAMQGIDVVIHAAARVHVMDERAADPLAEFRAVNVEATRQLARQAVAAGVKRFVYLSSIKVNGEETEPGRPYRADSVAQPQDPYGQSKLEAEQMLFAMGEETGLEVVVVRPPLVYGPGVKANFASLMGALQRRLPLPFASIDNRRSLVARDNLVDLLLLCARHPAAVGQVFLVSDGQDMSTAQLCRELSEGLGVRPRLLPVPAPALRALGLLTGRSQQVQRLLGSLQVDILSTCQVLGWQPPVSVRQAIRETAQWYRERRGQ, from the coding sequence ATGCTGGCGCGTTTGTGCGCGGAGCCGGCCGTGCGTGTGCGCATCGCCGTACGGCGGCCTCCGGATGAGTTGCCGGCTGGCGTCGAGTGTGTGCGTATCGATGGCCTGAGTGCGTCCCAACACTGGGATGAGGCCATGCAGGGCATCGATGTGGTGATTCATGCCGCCGCGCGGGTGCATGTCATGGATGAGCGCGCCGCCGATCCGCTGGCCGAGTTCCGTGCGGTGAACGTCGAGGCGACTCGCCAGTTGGCCCGGCAGGCTGTCGCCGCAGGCGTGAAACGCTTCGTCTACCTCAGTTCCATCAAGGTCAATGGCGAGGAAACCGAGCCGGGACGGCCTTATCGCGCGGATTCGGTTGCGCAGCCGCAGGACCCTTATGGCCAGTCCAAGCTGGAAGCGGAGCAGATGCTGTTCGCCATGGGCGAGGAGACCGGTCTGGAGGTGGTGGTGGTGCGCCCGCCGCTGGTCTATGGGCCAGGCGTCAAAGCCAATTTCGCCAGTCTGATGGGGGCGCTGCAACGGCGGCTGCCATTGCCTTTTGCGTCCATCGACAATCGCCGTAGCCTGGTTGCGCGGGACAATCTGGTTGATCTGCTTCTGCTGTGCGCGCGCCACCCCGCGGCTGTCGGTCAGGTGTTCCTGGTCAGTGATGGACAGGATATGTCCACGGCGCAGCTATGCCGCGAACTGAGTGAGGGGCTGGGCGTGCGCCCGCGGTTGCTGCCAGTGCCGGCCCCGGCCCTGCGGGCATTGGGGCTGCTCACCGGCCGTAGCCAGCAGGTGCAGCGTCTGCTCGGCTCATTGCAGGTGGATATCTTGTCCACTTGCCAGGTCCTGGGTTGGCAGCCGCCGGTATCGGTGCGGCAGGCTATCCGGGAAACCGCGCAATGGTACAGGGAGCGTCGAGGTCAATGA